The following DNA comes from Coleofasciculus chthonoplastes PCC 7420.
ACCAAAAGCTGGCAACTCCAATCACCCAATCCAGAAAATGTCCAGCGCTGATATGCAACCATTGCAGGATGCCAAATATCAGCAGGGTAATGATTCCCAATGCGCCACTCCATCCGATAAAGTTAAATAACATATCCTGTGACCTGTAAGTGTGAAACGTTTTCCCCGATCATGGGTAAGGGTTCCAGGGACAGGGGTTCAGCTTGTGATACTTTCTTTTGTTTCACAGGGGTACACCTGATCCGGTTGATTGTTACGAGATATTAAATACACGCTAAGTACCGAGGAATCTGGGAAACTTTTATACACGAGAGTGATCACAGACTTTGTACAGAGGAAAGTTGTTGAAGAACTACACAATTAAAGGATTGAAGCGGACAAGATGAGAAAGCGTGCATTTTTTACACAAGTAGCCACCCTAGCCACAATCGCCCTATCTAGCCTAATCGCGAATAAATCAGTGGCGGCGACATTTGAGCAAATTCCGGTTGATCAAAATAAATTTATTGCCGTGGCTGCACCTTTTGGCGAGAGTTCCCATCAACTGCTGATTATTGAACAAAAAAGCAATGCGCGGCAGTGTTGGAGTGAAAGTGGCAGTAATCCGGTTATCGTTGATCCGCTATTATTGAACTTTGACTTTAGTGGGATTTGCGGACGTAGCACCGATAGTAATGGGTATTCCATCCGCATGGCGGGTGAAGATTTGGGCTTAGATTATTTACTCAGAATTGTTGAACGCAATGGTGAATTGGTACTGATAGGAACCAATAGCCGCGATCGCAGCGCCCCAGAGGTTATAGTGGGTAGAACCCAAGGGTTAGCCAATGGATTTGTCAAGATAGTCTTAGAACCCGGTTGGGACTTTGCCCGACGTTCCTATCAAGGTAGACCATTGGGTCATATTTATCTGGCAAATAGTCAACCTTTAAGCAGTATTGGTACAGGTGGCGGTTCTGGTACAGGTTCTAACCCAGGCACAGGTTCCGGTACGGGGTCTAATCCAGGTGCTAACCCAGGCACAGGTTCAGGAACTGGCAATCCAGTCGTAACCTTTCCCGATGTTGCCAATGACATTTATGCCAATGAAATTCAGCAAGCTGTGGCAATGGGATTTATTGCTGGATTCAGAGAAGATAACACATTCAGACCCCAAGCGGCTTTAACTCGTGAACAATTGGTTTCGATTATTTTTGAAGCCCTGAATCAACTTCCCAACGCCAATCTAGAACTGCCTAATCAAGTTACCTTTGCCCCTTATCCTGATGTTAATCCCTCCCGATGGAGTGCGGCGAAAATTCAATGGGCGCGGGAGAATAATATCATCAGTGGTTATGCGGATGGCAAATTTCGACCCACCCAACCCGTAACTCGCGCTGAACTGATGGCAATGGAACGACGGGCGGCGGAGTTTGCCTTAACCCTTCAAGGTCAACAACCGACGCTGACAGGCAATCAGTCTGCTTTACAGTTTAGCGATATTCAGGGTCATTGGGCAGATGCGCTGATTACCCAAATGTCGGCTTATTGTCGAGTGGCGTCTCCATTGAATGAAAGGGGGA
Coding sequences within:
- a CDS encoding DUF3747 domain-containing protein — translated: MRKRAFFTQVATLATIALSSLIANKSVAATFEQIPVDQNKFIAVAAPFGESSHQLLIIEQKSNARQCWSESGSNPVIVDPLLLNFDFSGICGRSTDSNGYSIRMAGEDLGLDYLLRIVERNGELVLIGTNSRDRSAPEVIVGRTQGLANGFVKIVLEPGWDFARRSYQGRPLGHIYLANSQPLSSIGTGGGSGTGSNPGTGSGTGSNPGANPGTGSGTGNPVVTFPDVANDIYANEIQQAVAMGFIAGFREDNTFRPQAALTREQLVSIIFEALNQLPNANLELPNQVTFAPYPDVNPSRWSAAKIQWARENNIISGYADGKFRPTQPVTRAELMAMERRAAEFALTLQGQQPTLTGNQSALQFSDIQGHWADALITQMSAYCRVASPLNERGSAFSPNSQAQRNYAAAATVRMLNCVK